The following DNA comes from Augochlora pura isolate Apur16 chromosome 6, APUR_v2.2.1, whole genome shotgun sequence.
gatatataaaaatctacgtTTCGTAGAAATATACGTAAACGTAAATTAcgttaaatacaaatatattagaaGAAATTGGAGATCTCAAAGAACATTTCTTTGAAAACAGGGAAACTATGTATTAGGACAATTTGAAATACAGGATATGAGATAAGGTTTTTGCTTCCATTCTATATCTATACATTTATATGAAACAGGATTTTCTGCGACACTAGTAGTCAAGACTAAAACTCGAACCTGGCTTGCGTTTCGAATTAACGCAAATTGAACCTGACATAAGCGTGCTAATTGTCCAAATTCAACCAtctcattaaatattatacgttGCTTTTCGTTAGGCCCTTTGTttctaataaatgaatttgacTAATCATTCGTTTATCTACATTGTTACATTAGAAGTTGACTGACACCCTCTTCAAgctgttattttatatgtacaaatatataaatatgaaccAATAATTAAATGGTACGTAGTAAAAAAAAGTTGAGATCCGCTGCTCGCGAACTATCTCAGATTCCCTTTCCAAGATTCGATGCTCCCATACTAAGTGTTTCTACCCCTAACCACTGAATACTTTGCTAACCCACAGCTAATCGATTAAATCTTTCTTTTCATTGCAGGATCATCATCGTCGAGCGAGTCGACGGGATATTAAGCGAGCTGCGAGCAAGAACGAAGGAGATCTGGCCGAGCACAAGCCATCGAACCGAAACAACATGTTCGCAGACGGGAAAGGGTCGCCGCGGTTGAATTCGACGTTCGAAAAcaccaagaaaaaaagaaccacCCTCTTTGCGTCCCCGCTTCGTTTTCTCTCGCCAGAGGCTCGGAAAACACGGCACAAACGTAACCGCGCGTGCACGAGGAAAAATATCCTGGCAGCACACAGCTTTTCCAGGCTGCGAGCTTCAGAGACATCAATTTGCCGCCCCAAGGGCTCGGTTGGATCATTCGAGCCAGCCGGAAATTAAAACGACCGTCGAGTCTCGATCATCTTTCCCGAGGAAGCGGCTGGTTTCCCCGGCGACAATCGTGATCTCCGTTGACAGACGGactttcatttttgtttctaaatcCGGGAGAGGCAGGAGAAAGTCGAAGGGCGATGGAGAGAGGCTGGGGAGAGGGGTGAAGGGTCGTAAACCTTCCGAGTGAGCACGTGCGGATCGTTACACAGAGCCACGTGGACGCGACGATTTCGTTTTACGGGATCGCGGAAAGAAGGACTCGTCGTTCGGACGATCTCGGATCTTGTAATAGGATTTCCGGGATCAACGAGTCCCTCCCTACGTGGCGGCCGGTGTCTTCGAGGCGGAGACGTAATTGCAAGAGCCGCCGTGGATTCGGACGATTCCGAAAGGTTTTCATTGTCCCCGTATAACAAGGCTGCAATCTCGTTCCGCTGTTTCCCGGCAGACCTGTATCGAGGCAGAAGAGCAAAACGAACCTCTAGTACTCTAGTCGTTATTTATTCTCTGCCTCGGTCACAGAAAGTACAATACCCTGCCACTCGATCGGAAACATTCCATCGTATCGGCTGATATTTGCAGACAACTGCGCGGTTCGAGTCAATTAAGTGTCGACTGCCTCCAAGATCCGGCAGCTAGTTAAAATCGCAAACAAATCCGCAGTGGAAGGTGCTCCTCGGTTTTGCAGCGACAGTTCGTCGAAGCGTGCGTTCAGACGCGTCCAGGACGCTCTTGTACAAAGTATTCCTTGTATCCCCCGGAGTGGCGCGTGTGCACCGACTGCCGATCGATCGAGACGTCGAATGCGAGTTTTTCTACACCTAAGACCAGTTCAGTTTCGATGGACACTAGCCGGCAGAATTTTGTGCTAATTTTTCAGTCGGCGACGCGTTGATCGCGTTGGAAAAAAGTTAAAACAATCCTTGACTTAGCCCTGATCGATAATCGAGAGATAATTGGCagtatttaattcttttatgaCGACCGCTCCTTTCGTGAAGAACAAAGTTtgctctttaatttaaaaatgaccGACAAGATTCAATagcaaattaaccctttgcggtcggaaCAGTTCCCCACTATCGTTTCTAAGTTTGTTGCAACATTCATTCATACTCCCATATGAGACCTCACAATCTGATCAGAACAGTTGAATAATACGACAATTGCTCTTACATGCCATGTAATTATGGCATTACTCATATACATAATCAAAATCAGTCGACACAGGATCGCAAAAGGTTAAAGTAGCTGATTAAAAAAACGAGACTTTATTTCTAGCGTTAAAACGCGCCATTCTCTTGACGAATAGTTCGTGAAACGTAGAACAATTCGCGGATTCGCGTCGGCATCGATCGACGAGCGCACGCGCCCCtactttttacatttctaGAGGTATGAAAACAATTATACCGTATAGATAGATTGCCGTACGAACGAGCGAGCAGAGTGTTCCCAACAACTGGGGAAAacaagcgagagagaaagagagagggaagagaggAAGTACTTTCGCCACTCTAGCAACACACCAAAGACTTTTTCAAAGACGAGATGAATATATATGTCCGTGCAAGCTTACTAGTGCCGCCGTGCTTTTCTGTTACGAGTTCATTTCACGTCGCTCGTACCCACCGAACGATTTGTATGAAAGTCATCGTAAGTCATCGACGGCCCCGCGTTCCGCCCGGTGCGTCCTTCCGAGGCAACGCTAACTTAGTTTCTATAACGTCTATCTGGTCTTTCACGGGATGATGATTCGCGAGCACGGGGACGAGGGCTAGAGAAAGCTCTCGGTTAACGTTCCTGCTAAAAACACAAAACAATTGTAACAAAGAAAGAGTAAGTgtggagagaagagaaagaatcgATTACGAGGATCGAGGGAGCCCCGGTGCGCCGAGCGGATCGCAGGGCCCAGTCATAGCGAAGAAAAGAGGaatgtattttatgatattttacgcataaaaaaaaacaaaacgtaAATCGAAGTATAGCGATTAGTCCAAGGTAAACTTAAGTAGAAGTGTATAAAGAACGAGGACACGAGGTGCGTTGCGTCGCACGGTCCACAAAGGGGTTCAGACGAGACATCTCGACGCGAATCGGGCCCTTGAACGACGATCGTAACCGAATGTTGATTAATAGTTAAATTCACACATCGACAGTCGTCGGTCGCGATCCTGTGACGAAAGGATCGCCCGAGGGAACGCGACCAATCTTTCGATGATCAATGATCGATAAACACCACCGAGCCGCGAAAATGTCGCCCTGACACGGATGAAGGGAACCACTACGCGctactgtaaaatattgtatattgtttcgcgttatttatttttcattgtttttacTAGGAAACGCGTTTTTACGGTACTCAAGAGGATTATCGCGTAATGTTATAGCGACACGACACTCGTTCTGGTCCGCGGTGCTGTGCCTAGTCATTGTGACGAACGAACCAGAGACTATTCGTTTTTTCCACCACAGACACGATCATGCTGAGCCGTTCAACCCCAATTATATACAGAAATCAGAAACGACATTTGCAACCCGTGGATGCCGTAGAAAGACCAATCTGCTAGACCAGTGCTCGTTAAAGTGAGCCATACTACCCTGTGGTCTACTTCATTTATACGATCTACGTATCGATCTCCGAGAGCTATACGAATCCTTAAGAAAATCCAATCTGCCGCAGATTCTGTTCTGATTAGATGAAAATTAGGTATGCACGGGTTGCAATAAGTTGATTTCCATTATTTGTTTGATGAAATTAAGCTTGAGAAATGAAAAGCTATCGAAACGAGGAATGGCATCGGTTCTGTAAATACGTCTACAATTTTGCTTCGCGACATCGGAAAGACTGAAACAATAGATCATCTAAATCTTGACATGGTTTCATTAAACGATAGTAGAGGTGGTAAGGGTAAATTGTGAGAAGGGTGCAAAATGGAAGCAAGTTTTGTGAGCACAGAAATAAACCCGCTCACGATTACCAACCCCCAAAGCGTCACGAAGACAGTTCACGGCGGACCAGACGGTTTAGTAATGTTTATAAACTTCAACGTATTTCCAGCAGCTTTTGCAGTGTGTAAACTAACCAGGAGAGAACCGAAGCGAATCTAAATAGTCTAGGTGAGATTCCGGAGCGTTCAAGCTTGCGTACAGTGTTAAAACGATTAATCACGGACGTGCCGTCCGCCCTCGGTAATTTGAATCGCGACCGATAAAAAGAGAGACGATTTCTCGAGTGATCGAACGATTGTCAGAAAGTAAAACGGATGAGGTGGGGGAGAAAAAGGGCCGGGACAGAGCCGTTTCGATTTTGTACGATGCGTGAGAGCGAACGATCGCGTTCCAACGATAGTCTAATAGCGAAAACGAAAGTGCACTATGGACCGTAAAGGCTAAACTCTAGCAGCACGAAGTACGTTAACGAAGTTAATAGCGAAAATTGTTGTAAGGGAAAACGAACGCTGCAAGTATTAAACGAAAGCATAAGCCGCTGTTGATGTTTcctaatgaaaatgaaaaaaaaagctaataaaaaatacaagtgGAACGAAAAGTGGACCGACTCGGTAAGAACATCCCTTGTGCAATAGGCACGTCGGGGGAAAACGGTTTTACGACCAGTACCAATTTATTCGACATcctcgagagagaaaaagaaaggtgGAGAAACATAGTTTAACGCGAGAGACACGCGAGATTTCTATTGAATTTCCATATTTCGAGTCGCGAAAAAACTCGAATTACAGTCGAGTTTACTTCTATACTAAACGAGAGACGCCTGGTCGTCCACGTGTACGTACTACCGAGAATTTAGTTTCGATCCTGCGTTCATGATCGGATTATAACGTTTGTTTCGTGAATTCGTGTCGTGTGTACATCGAAAGGAGAATGATGTTCAACAGGTTTTCGGAGCAACGGTACACGCGAtctaaacatttatataatgcTGACGACATTACTTGCGATTTGGTATGTGACGAATGTGAGACacgaggaatattttattctagtcGTATCTTTCATGCTTTGccaagtaaaataatataattcctGTGTTAAGTGTAATAGtcaattatgttttaataaaatctgccAAGATTCTTGTCAATTCTTGTGTTTTATTCTCCACTAATTCCAGGAACAACTTCCTTACAGCAGTCCCTATTCTCCAAGacatttaacataattttcattcatcaatgaattctaatttaataaatagtatagttaatttaataagtttGAGGCTGCAACAAGGggatagaaaaaaaagtagaataaaaagaatcacTCATAATTGAACTACCCATCTTCATGCATTTAAGTTCTGCTACAATGAATCATTTAATcagttaaagaaatttttctctcAATTAACTAGTCAAAATGTTATCTATGAACCagttgcataaagatctgcagtccaatgataattgttttataaattgtgttaaaaaatatatatttctataaaactcTTCTTAGACAATAGTAGACAATACTATAGTAGAATCAATACACATATGCAAACTCTTAAAAATTACGCGACCAATGCATTTGACCACATACATACCAATTAGGATTTAAATAACAGTCTTTAAAATACTTAAACCTAGACATTCTTATAGCTAACTATTGTCTCCATTTTATGAATGGAAGTGGAAAATGATCTTAATTGAACCTCTTGACTATTGGCAATAATAACTGGTTGAGTTTCGTCCCACTCTTTTGGAATACCACAATCAGGTACAGTGTAAGTCAAGATATCGAAAGAGCATAAACAATCCAACAATGGAAGAAAGCTTACAGTTcctgataataaaattaacatgaaGAAAACAAGCCAAGCTTCTGCCTTACCATTACTTCTGTATTCTATTTGTGTGCATATGCAAAGTTTAGAGATAAAGATCGTTACCTGTGATCTGACGAATTACTTCACGTATCTCCTTCTGTATAGTCTTTACGTCTTTTGTTCCAACATCCGGGAGACCATTATTTGTAACATCTTTCAATCCATTGGAAGTTTGACCTTCATAATCGACCTTAAAGTCCCACTTCTCTAAAACTTCTTTGGTATTCACGTTTGTTATGACCAGAGTTACCTTTTGTACTTTTCGTTGGACCAACCACTCTTGGATTTGACCAAGAACAGTGTCTAAGAACCCCTTAATTTTATCATCTGTTGACATTAAAACGAACAGACCAAAATGCTCAGCAGGTTCGAATGTTTCTGGGGGATAAATGCCTCTTTGGTACAAAATACTGTTCACACCGTAAACTGAAACAATGAAACAGATTTCCTGAAGCAACAAAGTCGTTAGCAATGTAAATTAGTTTGAGGGGAACTTACGAAGATATTGCTTAACCAATTCCGCAGAGCCTTTCAATGTTATACATTTTGTTTTCTGTTGAGTTTCCGTCATTATTTAGAAGCAATATATCTTCAAACAGAACTCCAGAAGTCAATCTTCCGTTCAAAAACGTGAACACCTGACAAGTAACCACACAAAGCCGGTTTATTACTTTGAAAATATCCAATGTGCAACCCGGTAGCAGATATTGACCAATCAGAGATCATGAGGATTATTTCCATAGTTTCATGAACACATGGAACGTAAACCAATTAtatgcattattttaatttaaaattaaattctacaatatatACTGTGTTTATGAACTCAATTACTGAAGTGAAATGTTTATGTAATTAcataacgaaatatatttaactgttGTACGAAATAGTAGTAAAACGATACAAAAAGTTCTCTCCCTGTGCTCTCATTGGTCGTCTGAATAAAAGATCTGAATTGCAAATTGCATCGTAgttaaatatgatatttatagtattgaataattgtattattgtaacactgtacaaatttattacactaatttttgtactttaatataataaatttcaatgaagTTTCGAACTGTTCAGACAATTCGAGACGGTTAAAGTCAATCAcgattatttgaatttgtCACTAATCCGATAGagcaattatattgtaatattaaaaactaaacGCAATTATTTGTATCAACGTacagaatgaaaaattgaaatgagataattgtaattacattatactatttatcagCGGTCCGaccgtttttaattaaacgaagtattccgcaaacaattaaaatataaccaCATGTGTGCAGTACCGGGTCCCACTCCTACCAAATTCCTGTATTCTCTAAGCTGGCTCGcacatccccaccattttactaCACAAACAACTCGGCGCAAACTgtagaaagaaaacaaaatacaatgTGTGATTCCGCACATGGATAGATACCTAGCTTGCTCTACTTTGCCATGCCTGCAGCCTCACTCTTTTTGCGCATTCGTTCGGTTAGCACGCATTgtgaaattctattattatttgaaacttctttaaaaaatgaatttcgcaAAAAGAGTAAGATCGCAAGCACGGTAGAATGAAACAAGCTACATCGTTTGTTGGACTTTCTCCACATGTAGTTGTGTTGATTTCATGCTCTCTTACTCACTCGCTGTTATTCCACTTTTTTTAGTATGATGGCAGCATTGCCTTACCAGTAAATCGCTAGTCAAtcagaataaagaaaatttgtatgttGACCCTCACTAACGGATCGAGCTGCGACCGGGAAGTATACAGGAGTTGGATCCATTACTATGTGTAGTTGCGAGTCTACATTTCACATGACCCATGGTCGATTACAGCGCCACTGGAAGCGATAGGCGTGAACATCGTGCCTAATCGTGCTGGATCGTTCATCGTGCATTCCGTTGCGACTTGCGGCCAATTTTCCCAGCTCCTTGCACACGCTCCATCATGGGATCGTCTGAAGAACTGAGCGTCTCTGCCCTCGTgcacgattatttattaaaaaaggacGCATCATTGGCGAAGgtttttcaaaagaaaacaAAGGCGGTGagattatacaaaaatttgctCTATATTCTTGTAATAATCGATTACTATAGTTCCGGTGCTCATGCGGTGTAAGAAGTGCCGCCATTTAGCTATACCACGTGGTCGAAATATTAGcgctattttatattgaattttccgTCAAAATTAGCTTTAATTATCGTGGTCTTCACCGTTTCTCTTACAGTCTATTAACGCTTGTccgttttaatattatttctctcaGTACTTCAAATTGTGTTTACAAATACAAGTTCGAACGACGCTTACGTCCTTCCATTTTTTCAGCCCTCACTGCCGAAAGGAGCGCCGTCGATACAAGAAGTATTTCAGCATTTTCAAAAAACTTCACCCAAGAAGATTTTGCTGAAAGCTCAGGCTAAAGATAGTAGTTCAGACTCGAGTTCAGAAAGTGAAGACGAGGCTCCAAAGAAAGTTGCACAAGTAAATGGCAAAGCTGCAGTTAAAGCTgtagcaaataataaaaaggaagagtCTTCGGATGATTCATCTAGTGAAGATGAAAAACCAGCACCAAAGGTAGCAACAGTATCTACGCCAAAAGCAGTATCTACTCCAAAAGCAGTATCTACGCCAAAAGCAGTATCTACGCCCAAAGCTGCTGCGCCAGCTAAAGCCCAAGAATCTTCCGATGATTCTTCTGACTCAGATGAAGCTGTGCCTGCTAAAACAGCAACGAAGGCTCCAGTTAAACCGATtagtaaaaaagaagaatcCTCTAGTGAAGATAGTAGTGAAGAAGAGAGTCCTGTTaaaccaattttgaaaaagccTATAGCAACTCCATCTCAAATAAAGGCTGCTCCAAAGAAGCAGGACTCATCTAGTGATGACTCTGAGGATTCTGATGAACCACCTGTAAAGCGAACACCAAAAGCTCCTGTAGGAAAACCACCAGTAGCGCCTGCTAAATCATCTAGCGACGATTCTGATGATTCCTCGGACGATGAGACACCAGCTGCAATGAATGTGTCAGGAATCAAAAAGTCAGTTCCACAAAAGCAGACACCAGCCAAATCTGAAAATCAGAACACAGTTGCAAAGCGACCAGTTGCGAAAAAAGAATCTTCTTCCAGTGAAGACAGCAGCGAGGAAGAAGAGACACCTAACAAGAAACCTAAAACTCCTTCCACACCGGCTGTAACAAAAGCGGCTGCTAAAAAGAAGGAATCATCAAGCGATGATAGTAGCGAAGAAGAGGATGAACCTCCGCCTAAAAAAGTAGCTGTTGCAAAAGATGAATCTTCTAGCAGTGACAGTAGCGATGAAGAAACACCCGCGAAAGTAGTAATAGTTAAATCTGCAAAGAAAGCGGTAGCACCAGGTAAAACAGCAACGCCTGCTAAAGCAGCAACTCCAGCTAAAACAGCAACACCAGCTAAAACAGCAATGCCAGCTAAAGCAGTAACGCCAGCTAAAAAGGACTCCTCCAGTGATGATTCTGATTCTGATTCCGACGATGATAAAGCACCAGCACCTACACCTGTAGTAAAACCAGc
Coding sequences within:
- the Mad2 gene encoding mitotic arrest deficient 2, which encodes MTETQQKTKCITLKGSAELVKQYLLYGVNSILYQRGIYPPETFEPAEHFGLFVLMSTDDKIKGFLDTVLGQIQEWLVQRKVQKVTLVITNVNTKEVLEKWDFKVDYEGQTSNGLKDVTNNGLPDVGTKDVKTIQKEIREVIRQITGTVSFLPLLDCLCSFDILTYTVPDCGIPKEWDETQPVIIANSQEVQLRSFSTSIHKMETIVSYKNV
- the Nopp140 gene encoding nucleolar and coiled-body phosphoprotein 1 isoform X1 encodes the protein MGSSEELSVSALVHDYLLKKDASLAKVFQKKTKAPSLPKGAPSIQEVFQHFQKTSPKKILLKAQAKDSSSDSSSESEDEAPKKVAQVNGKAAVKAVANNKKEESSDDSSSEDEKPAPKVATVSTPKAVSTPKAVSTPKAVSTPKAAAPAKAQESSDDSSDSDEAVPAKTATKAPVKPISKKEESSSEDSSEEESPVKPILKKPIATPSQIKAAPKKQDSSSDDSEDSDEPPVKRTPKAPVGKPPVAPAKSSSDDSDDSSDDETPAAMNVSGIKKSVPQKQTPAKSENQNTVAKRPVAKKESSSSEDSSEEEETPNKKPKTPSTPAVTKAAAKKKESSSDDSSEEEDEPPPKKVAVAKDESSSSDSSDEETPAKVVIVKSAKKAVAPGKTATPAKAATPAKTATPAKTAMPAKAVTPAKKDSSSDDSDSDSDDDKAPAPTPVVKPATKKKESSSSDDSSDEEAAPAKVSAQAKVVAKSNTKAKSSSEDSDSDSSEDEKPTATPIAKAASKSTTKTESDSDDSDSDEEVEQKTPAKPEKRKRKENDVDDQTENQDTSPPKKGQKNNYSNFVKSSNSFNGDKEMDENQEEGDFKKHGGRNNFGGNRGGGFGGDRGGGFGGRGGGFGRGGFRGGRGGDRGGRGGGDRGGRGGFRGGRDGFRGRGRGGFENRKSWSGQDNGGGKSDGFRKSWGDGDRGGGRGGFRGGRGGFEKRQSFDSSQSQNKKITFAD
- the Nopp140 gene encoding nucleolar and coiled-body phosphoprotein 1 isoform X2; translated protein: MGSSEELSVSALVHDYLLKKDASLAKVFQKKTKAPSLPKGAPSIQEVFQHFQKTSPKKILLKAQAKDSSSDSSSESEDEAPKKVAQVNGKAAVKAVANNKKEESSDDSSSEDEKPAPKVATVSTPKAVSTPKAVSTPKAVSTPKAAAPAKAQESSDDSSDSDEAVPAKTATKAPVKPISKKEESSSEDSSEEESPVKPILKKPIATPSQIKAAPKKQDSSSDDSEDSDEPPVKRTPKAPVGKPPVAPAKSSSDDSDDSSDDETPAAMNVSGIKKSVPQKQTPAKSENQNTVAKRPVAKKESSSSEDSSEEEETPNKKPKTPSTPAVTKAAAKKKESSSDDSSEEEDEPPPKKVAVAKDESSSSDSSDEETPAKVVIVKSAKKAVAPGKTATPAKAATPAKTATPAKTAMPAKAVTPAKKDSSSDDSDSDSDDDKAPAPTPVVKPATKKKESSSSDDSSDEEAAPAKVSAQAKVVAKSNTKAKSSSEDSDSDSSEDEKPTATPIAKAASKSTTKTESDSDDSDSDEEVEQKTPAKPEKRKRKENDVDDQTENQDTSPPKKGQKNNYSNFVKSSNSFNGDKQSKNIPFRRVKDEDVNLDPKLANNSFEAKRGARGSWGEKANQDLKFTRGKSFRHEKTKKKRGSYRGGQIDTSINSIKFED